One window from the genome of Perca flavescens isolate YP-PL-M2 chromosome 17, PFLA_1.0, whole genome shotgun sequence encodes:
- the cog2 gene encoding conserved oligomeric Golgi complex subunit 2, whose translation MNLPKGPDSLCFDKDVFMKDDFDVDQFVSGCRKQVQLEEMREDLELYYKLLKTAMVELINKDYADFVNLSTNLVGMDKALNQLSVPLGQLREEVMSLRSCVSEVIQAIDNQLTKQEDLQKKKVCVLRLIQVVSSVEKIEKILHSQSSKESSSLEISSPLLAGQILERIATEFNQLQFHAVQSKGMPLLDKVRPRIAGITSMLQQSLEGVLIEGLQTSNVDMVRHCLRTYATIDKTRDAEALVGQVLVKPYMDQVIVAEVVKSSPNGLQLMYSRLLEFVPHHCRLLREVTGGAISSDKADAVPGYDFLVNSVWPEIIKGIEERLAYLFNPGNPDIFYERYSASMEFVRRFERQCSSQASVKRLRVHPSYTSFHNKWNLPVYFQLRYKEIAGSLENAISDGLEAAPAGSAYHLQVSEVLWSCLMRCWSDKVYLSPLAHRFWKLTLQLYARYAKFLDEVLTKSPTPEVIKEPTRPLPSSASSTSSRTSVDEGGSESGSPASLSTKQLVYIAADIQKLQEQISEVSEMVRQRLEAIGFKNFAIVEDALTDSKTCLSSSIPTLNTRMTQHLTERSCRFLKSASEVPRLYRRTNKDLPVRASAYMDNALRPLHQLLTDSTGLVTPITAQEWLRVALSDCTQRYYETISEVLSSVRKMEESLKRLKQARKGASTTTTAGANGGPTDDGKIRLQLALDVEYLGEQIQKMGLQPSDISMFSTLMDLVREARELAEHT comes from the exons ATGAATCTACCAAAGGGACCAGATTCTCTGTGCTTCGACAAGGATGTTTTTATGAAG GATGACTTTGACGTTGACCAGTTTGTGTCGGGGTGTCGGAAGCAGGTCCAGCTGGAGGAGATGAGGGAGGACCTGGAGCTCTACTACAAGCTGCTGAAAACGGCCATGGTGGAGCTCATCAACAAGGACTATGCCGACTTTGTTAACCTCTCCACCAACCTG GTGGGGATGGACAAAGCCCTCAATCAGCTGTCTGTGCCATTGGGACAGTTACGAGAGGAGGTTATG AGTCTGCGGTCCTGTGTGAGTGAGGTGATTCAGGCAATAGACAACCAGCTAACCAAACAGGAAgatctgcagaaaaaaaag GTGTGTGTATTGAGGCTGATTCAGGTGGTGAGTTCAGTGGAGAAGATTGAGAAGATCCTCCACTCACAGAGCTCCAAGGAATCCAGCTCTCTGGAAATCAGCAG TCCCTTGTTAGCAGGTCAGATCCTGGAGAGGATTGCTACAGAATTCAACCAGCTGCAGTTCCATGCTGTACAGAGCAAAGGCATGCCCCTACTGGACAAAGTCAGACCT CGTATCGCAGGGATCACCTCCATGCTGCAGCAATCTCTGGAGGGCGTGCTGATTGAGGGGCTGCAAACATCCAATGTGGACATGGTGCGTCACTGCCTGAGGACGTATGCCACCATAGACAAGACTCGAGATGCTGAGGCCCTGGTAGGACAGGTGCTCGTCAAGCCATACATGGACCAG GTAATAGTAGCAGAGGTGGTGAAGTCCAGTCCGAATGGTCTCCAGTTGATGTACTCTAGACTGTTGGAGTTTGTTCCTCATCACTGTAGACTGCTTAGAGAGGTGACTGGAGGAGCCATATCCAG TGACAAAGCTGACGCTGTGCCAGGTTATGATTTTCTGGTGAACTCTGTGTGGCCAGAGATAATCAAAGGGATCGAGGAGAGGTTGGCCTACCTCTTCAACCCTGGAAACCCTGACATATTCTATGAG CGTTACAGCGCAAGTATGGAGTTTGTGCGAAGGTTTGAGCGTCAGTGCAGCTCGCAGGCCAGTGTGAAGAGACTGAGAGTACATCCATCATATACCAGCTTCCACAACAAATGGAACCTGCCTGTCTACTTTCAGCTACG GTACAAGGAAATAGCCGGAAGTCTAGAGAACGCCATCAGTGATGGACTAGAGGCAGCACCAG CTGGCAGTGCATACCACCTGCAGGTATCTGAGGTGTTGTGGTCCTGCCTAATGAGATGTTGGTCAGACAAAGTCTACCTGTCACCTCTGGCCCATCGCTTCTGGAAGCTTACGCTGCAGCTCTACGCACGATATGCCAAGTTTCTTGACGAG GTGTTGacaaagagtccaacccctgaGGTGATTAAAGAGCCAACCAGGCCTCTGCCGAGCTCAGCCTCCTCCACTTCCAGCCGAACGTCAGTGGATGAGGGCGGCAGTGAGAGTGGGAGTCCAGCCTCCCTGTCCACCAAACAGCTGGTCTACATCGCAGCTGACATTCAAAAGCTTCAGGAGcag ATATCAGAGGTGTCAGAGATGGTCAGACAGCGGTTAGAAGCCATCGGATTCAAAAACTTTGCTATTGTGGAAG ATGCTCTAACAGACTCCAAGACTTGTCTGTCAAGTAGCATTCCCACTCTGAACACCAGGATGACCCAGCATCTGACTGAACGCAGTTGCCGCTTCCTGAAGAGTGCCTCCGAGGTTCCACGACTCTACCGCAGGACTAATAAG GATCTGCCAGTGCGTGCGTCCGCCTACATGGACAATGCCTTACGCCCGTTACATCAGTTACTGACCGACTCTACGGGGCTGGTCACCCCCATTACAGCACAAGAGTGGCTGCGAGTTGCACTGTCTGACTGCACACAGAG GTACTATGAGACCATCTCAGAGGTGCTGAGCTCAGTGAGAAAGATGGAGGAGAGTCTGAAGCGATTAAAACAAGCCAGAAAAGGTGCGAGCACAACTACCACAGCGGGAGCAAACGGTGGACCTACAGACGACGGCAAGATCCGACTGCAACTGGCACTGGATGTGGAATACCTGGGGGAACAG ATCCAGAAGATGGGTCTTCAGCCCAGTGACATCTCCATGTTCTCCACTCTGATGGACCTGGTAAGAGAGGCCCGAGAGCTCGCTGAACACACCTAG